From one Streptomyces chromofuscus genomic stretch:
- a CDS encoding MBL fold metallo-hydrolase — MAGSRSSRSGLRALRPAAFGVDPSGERMARIRRSPHFRDGVFQNPGGPSRIRPSGSTVEFAKTYFDKDARNRRTPHGAIPLHPTTAADLARPPATGLRLTWLGHSSVLAEIDGQRVLFDPVYGERCSPFAFAGPKRLHPVPLPLTALGPVDAVVISHDHYDHLDMPTIKALAGTDTLFAVPLGVGAHLEHWGVSADRLRELDWQESTKVGGLTLTATPARHFCGRGLRNTQHTLWASWAVAGEEHRIFHSGDTGYFDGFRDIGADHGPFDATMIQIGAYSEFWPDIHMTPDEGVHAHLDLQRGDAASGVLLPIHWGTFNLAPHPYAEPGEWTKDAAGAAGAAVALPRPGEPFEPAGKLPADPWWRTVSAPVARHWLRATGADDAPAAQGDLDLAGDR, encoded by the coding sequence GTGGCCGGCTCCCGTTCTTCGCGTTCCGGACTCCGGGCGTTGCGGCCCGCGGCCTTCGGTGTGGATCCGAGCGGTGAGCGCATGGCGCGCATTCGCAGATCGCCCCACTTCCGGGACGGCGTCTTCCAGAACCCCGGAGGTCCCTCGCGGATCCGCCCGTCGGGTTCGACGGTGGAGTTCGCCAAGACCTACTTCGACAAGGACGCGCGCAACCGCCGCACCCCGCACGGCGCGATCCCGCTGCACCCCACCACGGCCGCCGACCTCGCCCGGCCGCCCGCCACCGGCCTGCGGCTGACCTGGCTGGGGCACTCCAGCGTCCTCGCCGAGATCGACGGGCAGCGGGTGCTCTTCGACCCCGTGTACGGCGAGCGCTGCTCCCCCTTCGCCTTCGCCGGGCCCAAGCGGCTGCACCCGGTGCCGTTGCCCCTGACGGCGCTCGGCCCGGTCGACGCCGTGGTCATCTCGCACGACCACTACGACCACCTGGACATGCCGACGATCAAGGCGCTGGCCGGCACCGACACGCTGTTCGCCGTGCCGCTCGGCGTCGGCGCCCACCTCGAACACTGGGGGGTGTCCGCCGACCGGCTGCGCGAGCTGGACTGGCAGGAGTCGACCAAGGTCGGCGGGCTCACCCTGACCGCCACCCCGGCCCGCCACTTCTGCGGTCGCGGCCTGCGCAACACCCAGCACACGCTCTGGGCCTCCTGGGCCGTCGCGGGCGAGGAGCACCGGATATTCCACAGCGGTGACACCGGGTACTTCGACGGCTTCCGGGACATCGGCGCCGACCACGGCCCGTTCGACGCCACGATGATCCAGATCGGCGCGTACAGCGAGTTCTGGCCCGACATCCACATGACTCCCGACGAGGGCGTGCACGCACATCTGGACCTGCAGCGCGGCGACGCCGCCTCCGGTGTGCTGCTGCCGATCCACTGGGGGACCTTCAACCTCGCGCCGCACCCCTACGCCGAGCCCGGGGAGTGGACGAAGGACGCCGCCGGGGCGGCCGGAGCGGCGGTGGCGCTGCCGCGGCCCGGCGAGCCCTTCGAGCCGGCCGGAAAGCTTCCGGCGGACCCGTGGTGGCGTACGGTCTCCGCGCCTGTCGCCCGTCACTGGCTCCGCGCCACGGGTGCCGACGACGCGCCGGCCGCCCAGGGCGACCTCGACCTCGCGGGCGACCGGTAG
- a CDS encoding sensor histidine kinase: MSHLRASAARADRREGGRHGRPVARPVPSLPEAHIRPQLLRLAVLPPIAVALSACAAVLFTVRSTGARTGLTLWAVLGCAVCVTLAGIGIAAIAAGRTARAVHERVGALRRSSARREADLRTLVEALRRGETPPQRKARGGPPEDADDFELLAADLARAHDGAVTAVVQAAQLSSQAGSEQKLEVFVNLARRLQSLVHREIAILDELENEIEDPDLLKGLFHVDHLATRIRRHAENLAVLGGAVSRRQWSNPVSMTEVLRSAIAEVEQYSRVRLVPPIDGTLRGHAVADVIHLLAELVENATVFSAPHTQVLLRANLVTSGLAVEVEDRGLGMPVAEQNKMNALLTDPDQVNVARLLADGRIGLFVVSQLARRHGITVRLQTNIYGGVQAVLVVPQALLGSRPDADRPVASPQHQPPAPGAATSPAPVGPGPTSLPVRDSHAERPNPAEAVPGIRPDDRPVVEEHTAAPLAPRAGVVRGTMDKPQLPRRRAQQHIVPQLRGGPAPRPEAEHPVGHDPGLMAAFQRGIGLAEAQHQAQQQAQSAQPTPTRVEPPQAHAQPSQAHADSGQVRPPHMEPVHVAPPHMEPVHVAPPHAEHAHVAPSHMEPLHTDPPHADAAYTERPHAAPPHAAPPHAAPPHVAPPHAERRHVEPPYMEHPHVDPSHMERMHTPSASSPDAHRTDPTPMPTQVPLAVSHRDGPHREVPQAGVQHMDGTRGAVPLHRDGTHADAPSHREAAPVPPDHPARHDGSGPAG; the protein is encoded by the coding sequence ATGTCACACCTCCGCGCATCGGCCGCACGCGCAGACCGCCGCGAGGGCGGGCGGCACGGACGGCCGGTCGCCCGCCCCGTTCCCTCGCTGCCCGAGGCGCACATACGGCCCCAGCTGCTGCGTCTCGCGGTACTGCCCCCGATCGCGGTCGCCCTCAGCGCCTGCGCGGCCGTGCTGTTCACCGTCCGCTCCACCGGCGCCCGCACCGGCCTCACCCTGTGGGCCGTGCTCGGCTGCGCGGTGTGCGTGACGCTCGCCGGCATCGGGATCGCCGCGATCGCCGCCGGCCGGACCGCCCGGGCCGTGCACGAACGTGTCGGCGCGCTGCGCCGCAGCAGCGCCCGCCGCGAGGCCGATCTGCGGACGCTCGTCGAGGCGTTGCGCCGCGGCGAGACGCCACCGCAGCGCAAGGCGCGCGGCGGTCCGCCCGAGGACGCGGACGACTTCGAGCTGCTCGCCGCCGACCTTGCCCGCGCGCACGACGGCGCCGTCACCGCCGTCGTGCAGGCCGCCCAGCTCTCCAGCCAGGCCGGCAGCGAGCAGAAGCTGGAGGTTTTCGTCAACCTCGCCCGGCGCCTCCAGTCGCTGGTGCACCGCGAGATCGCGATCCTCGACGAGCTGGAGAACGAGATCGAGGACCCCGACCTGCTCAAGGGCCTCTTCCACGTCGACCACCTCGCCACCCGCATCCGCCGCCACGCCGAGAACCTCGCCGTGCTCGGCGGCGCCGTCTCCCGGCGCCAGTGGAGCAACCCGGTCTCCATGACCGAGGTGCTGCGCTCGGCCATCGCCGAGGTCGAGCAGTACTCCCGGGTGCGTCTCGTGCCGCCGATCGACGGCACCCTGCGCGGCCACGCCGTCGCCGACGTGATCCACCTGCTGGCGGAACTCGTCGAGAACGCCACGGTGTTCTCCGCGCCGCACACCCAGGTGCTGCTGCGCGCCAACCTCGTCACCTCCGGGCTCGCCGTCGAGGTCGAGGACCGCGGCCTCGGCATGCCCGTCGCCGAGCAGAACAAGATGAACGCCCTGCTCACCGACCCCGACCAGGTCAACGTCGCCCGTCTGCTCGCCGACGGCCGCATCGGCCTGTTCGTCGTCTCCCAGCTCGCCCGGCGGCACGGCATCACCGTCCGCCTGCAGACCAACATCTACGGCGGTGTCCAGGCCGTCCTCGTCGTGCCGCAGGCCCTGCTCGGCAGCCGGCCCGACGCCGACCGCCCGGTCGCGTCCCCGCAGCACCAGCCGCCCGCACCCGGCGCCGCGACGTCACCGGCTCCCGTCGGCCCCGGACCCACGTCCCTGCCGGTGCGCGACAGTCACGCCGAGCGGCCGAACCCGGCCGAGGCCGTCCCCGGCATCCGGCCCGACGACCGGCCGGTCGTCGAGGAGCACACCGCCGCGCCGCTCGCCCCGCGCGCCGGCGTCGTCCGCGGCACCATGGACAAGCCCCAACTGCCCCGGCGCCGTGCCCAGCAGCACATCGTGCCCCAGCTGCGCGGTGGGCCGGCCCCGCGCCCGGAAGCCGAGCACCCCGTCGGCCACGACCCCGGCCTGATGGCGGCGTTCCAGCGCGGCATCGGCCTCGCCGAGGCCCAGCACCAGGCCCAGCAGCAGGCACAGTCCGCCCAGCCGACGCCGACGCGGGTGGAACCCCCGCAGGCGCATGCGCAGCCCTCGCAGGCACATGCGGACTCCGGTCAGGTGAGGCCCCCGCACATGGAGCCCGTGCATGTCGCGCCCCCGCACATGGAGCCCGTGCATGTCGCGCCCCCGCACGCGGAGCACGCGCACGTCGCGCCCTCGCACATGGAGCCCCTGCATACGGACCCCCCGCATGCGGATGCCGCCTACACGGAGCGCCCGCACGCGGCCCCACCGCACGCGGCCCCACCGCACGCGGCCCCACCGCACGTGGCCCCACCGCACGCGGAGCGCCGGCACGTGGAGCCTCCGTACATGGAGCACCCGCACGTGGACCCTTCGCACATGGAGCGCATGCACACCCCGTCGGCCTCCTCGCCGGATGCCCACCGCACAGACCCGACCCCCATGCCGACACAAGTCCCCCTGGCCGTATCGCACAGGGACGGACCGCACAGGGAGGTACCGCAGGCGGGCGTACAGCACATGGACGGGACCCGCGGGGCTGTCCCCCTTCACCGGGACGGGACCCACGCGGACGCGCCCTCGCACAGGGAAGCCGCACCCGTGCCCCCGGACCACCCCGCCCGGCACGACGGGAGCGGACCAGCCGGATGA
- a CDS encoding roadblock/LC7 domain-containing protein: MATDAPTGHVSDLDWLMSGLVQRVPHTTSAVLLSCDGLVKSVHGLDPDSADHMAALASGLYSLGRSAGVRFGDGGEVRQVVVELDSTLLFVTTAGSGTCLAVLAGREADAAVLGYEMAMLVKSVRPYLVTAPRQQSVEPTAMRP; the protein is encoded by the coding sequence ATGGCGACCGATGCCCCCACCGGCCATGTTTCCGATCTCGACTGGCTGATGAGCGGTCTCGTCCAGCGCGTACCGCACACCACCAGCGCGGTGCTCCTCTCGTGCGACGGGCTCGTGAAATCGGTCCACGGCCTCGACCCCGACAGCGCCGACCACATGGCCGCCCTGGCCTCCGGTCTGTACTCCCTCGGCCGCAGCGCCGGAGTCCGCTTCGGCGACGGCGGTGAGGTCCGGCAGGTCGTCGTCGAACTCGACTCGACCCTGCTGTTCGTCACCACCGCCGGCTCCGGCACGTGCCTCGCCGTGCTGGCCGGCCGCGAGGCCGACGCCGCGGTGCTCGGCTACGAGATGGCCATGCTGGTCAAGAGCGTCCGCCCCTACCTGGTCACCGCTCCCCGGCAGCAGTCCGTCGAACCCACGGCGATGAGGCCTTGA
- a CDS encoding DUF742 domain-containing protein: MTAAGDGPWLDDAAGRLVRPFTVSNGRTRPTVALDLISQVMVTGATPLGYLGPEHAQALDLCRAPVSVAEVAAHLKLPAAVTKVLLADLVDCGALTTKPPEFHHNPTDRALLEAVLDGLRRQL; encoded by the coding sequence GTGACGGCGGCCGGCGACGGGCCCTGGCTCGACGACGCGGCCGGACGGCTGGTGCGCCCGTTCACCGTCAGCAACGGTCGCACCCGCCCCACCGTCGCGCTCGACCTCATCTCCCAGGTGATGGTCACCGGGGCCACCCCCCTCGGCTACCTCGGCCCCGAGCACGCCCAGGCACTGGACCTGTGCCGGGCGCCCGTCTCGGTCGCCGAGGTCGCCGCCCACCTCAAGCTGCCGGCGGCGGTCACCAAGGTGCTGCTGGCGGACCTCGTCGACTGCGGGGCGCTCACCACCAAACCCCCGGAGTTCCACCACAATCCGACGGACCGGGCCCTTCTGGAGGCAGTGCTCGATGGACTACGACGACAGCTCTGA
- a CDS encoding GTP-binding protein, with translation MDYDDSSDHGYDGDHDDGADPFPTALKILVAGGFGVGKTTFVGAVSEIAPLSTEELLTTVSAATDDLEGIENKVETTVAMDFGRITLDQDHVLYLFGTPGQERFWFMWDELCEGALGAVILADTRRLEDCFAAVDFFEERGLGFIVAVNEFDGAHRYHPDEVRAAIDLDPQIPVVRCDARISASGVQTLLTLVRHLIAHAPVTPAPSHGAHM, from the coding sequence ATGGACTACGACGACAGCTCTGATCACGGCTACGACGGCGACCACGACGACGGCGCCGACCCGTTCCCCACCGCGCTCAAGATCCTGGTCGCGGGCGGGTTCGGGGTCGGCAAGACGACCTTCGTCGGCGCCGTCAGCGAGATCGCGCCGCTCAGCACGGAGGAGCTGCTCACCACGGTCAGCGCCGCCACCGACGACCTCGAAGGGATCGAGAACAAGGTCGAGACGACGGTGGCCATGGACTTCGGCCGCATCACCCTCGACCAGGACCACGTCCTGTACCTCTTCGGCACACCCGGACAGGAGCGGTTCTGGTTCATGTGGGACGAGCTCTGCGAGGGAGCCCTCGGCGCGGTGATCCTCGCCGACACCCGCCGCCTGGAGGACTGCTTCGCGGCCGTCGACTTCTTCGAGGAGCGCGGACTCGGATTCATCGTCGCCGTCAACGAGTTCGACGGCGCACACCGCTACCACCCGGACGAGGTGCGCGCCGCCATCGACCTCGACCCCCAGATCCCCGTCGTGCGCTGCGACGCCCGGATCTCCGCCTCCGGCGTGCAGACCCTGCTCACCCTCGTCCGCCATCTCATCGCCCACGCACCCGTCACTCCCGCGCCCAGCCACGGCGCCCACATGTGA
- a CDS encoding GAF domain-containing protein has translation MRYDPPRPAGRLLLTPEDKQAPERTRRLRLLGLGERPEPALDAFASRLASLTGAPYAMVNFLGEHGQFFAGLHAPVVGLVAREDGTRPVMGRFLPRDHGFCPHVVVRHKALVLEDVRDYPRFAGNPVVDEYGIHSYLGAPLIDTTGMVLGTVCVADVSPRAWGRSGLESIKATAADLVVRLEAPETGGLPL, from the coding sequence ATGAGGTACGACCCGCCGCGCCCGGCCGGTCGGCTGCTGCTCACCCCCGAGGACAAGCAGGCGCCCGAGAGGACGCGGCGACTGCGCCTCCTGGGCCTGGGGGAGCGCCCTGAGCCCGCCCTCGACGCTTTCGCGAGCCGGCTGGCGTCGCTGACCGGTGCGCCGTACGCCATGGTCAACTTCCTCGGCGAGCACGGCCAGTTCTTCGCGGGCCTGCACGCGCCCGTCGTCGGACTCGTCGCGAGGGAGGACGGGACGCGGCCGGTGATGGGCCGCTTTCTGCCCCGCGACCACGGGTTCTGCCCCCATGTGGTGGTCCGGCACAAGGCGTTGGTGCTGGAGGACGTGCGCGACTATCCGCGGTTCGCTGGCAACCCGGTCGTCGACGAGTACGGCATCCACTCCTACCTCGGCGCGCCGCTGATCGACACCACGGGCATGGTGCTCGGCACCGTCTGCGTCGCCGACGTCTCACCCCGGGCCTGGGGACGGTCCGGCCTGGAGAGCATCAAGGCGACGGCCGCGGATCTCGTCGTACGGCTCGAGGCGCCCGAGACCGGCGGGCTCCCGCTCTGA
- the tdh gene encoding L-threonine 3-dehydrogenase has protein sequence MKALVKEKAEPGLRLMDVPDPEVGPGDVLIKVLRTGICGTDLHIHAWDGWAQQAIRTPLVLGHEFVGEVVTTGRDVTDIAVGDRVSGEGHLVCGKCRNCLAGRRHLCRATVGLGVGRDGAFAEYVALPASNVWVHRVPVDLDVAAIFDPFGNAVHTALSFPLVGEDVLITGAGPIGLMAAAVARHAGARNVVITDVSEERLDLARKIGVSLALDVRDARIADGQRALGLREGFDVGLEMSGRAEALQDMIANMTHGGRIAMLGLPAQEFPVDWARIVTSMITIKGIYGREMFETWYAMSVLLEAGLDLAPVITGRYGYRDFEAAFADAASGKGGKVILDWAA, from the coding sequence GTGAAGGCGCTGGTCAAGGAGAAGGCGGAGCCGGGACTGAGGCTCATGGACGTCCCCGACCCCGAGGTCGGACCCGGCGACGTACTGATCAAGGTGCTGCGCACCGGCATCTGCGGCACCGACCTGCACATCCACGCCTGGGACGGCTGGGCGCAGCAGGCGATCCGCACCCCGCTCGTGCTCGGGCACGAGTTCGTCGGCGAGGTCGTGACGACCGGCCGTGACGTCACCGACATCGCCGTCGGCGACCGGGTCAGCGGGGAGGGCCACCTCGTGTGCGGCAAGTGCCGCAACTGCCTGGCCGGCCGCCGCCACCTGTGCCGGGCCACGGTCGGCCTCGGCGTCGGCCGCGACGGGGCCTTCGCCGAGTACGTCGCGCTGCCCGCGAGCAACGTCTGGGTGCACCGCGTCCCCGTGGACCTCGACGTCGCCGCGATCTTCGACCCGTTCGGCAACGCCGTGCACACCGCGCTGTCGTTCCCGCTGGTCGGCGAGGACGTGCTGATCACCGGCGCCGGCCCGATCGGGCTGATGGCCGCCGCCGTCGCCCGGCACGCGGGCGCCCGCAACGTCGTCATCACGGACGTCAGCGAGGAGCGGCTCGACCTCGCCCGAAAGATCGGCGTCAGCCTCGCGCTCGACGTGCGCGACGCGCGGATCGCGGACGGGCAGCGGGCGCTCGGCCTGCGGGAGGGCTTCGACGTGGGCCTGGAGATGTCCGGCCGCGCGGAGGCCCTCCAGGACATGATCGCGAACATGACGCACGGCGGACGGATCGCGATGCTCGGCCTGCCGGCGCAGGAGTTCCCGGTCGACTGGGCCCGGATCGTCACCTCGATGATCACCATCAAGGGCATCTACGGCCGCGAGATGTTCGAGACCTGGTACGCCATGTCGGTCCTGCTGGAAGCCGGCCTCGACCTCGCCCCCGTGATCACCGGCCGCTACGGCTACCGCGACTTCGAGGCGGCGTTCGCGGACGCCGCGAGCGGCAAGGGCGGCAAGGTCATCCTCGACTGGGCCGCGTAA
- a CDS encoding glycine C-acetyltransferase, which produces MFDSVRDDLRATLDEIRAAGLHKPERVIDTPQSATVNVSAGGRPGEVLNFCANNYLGLADHPEVIAAAHAALDRWGYGMASVRFICGTQEVHKELEARLSAFLGQEDTILYSSCFDANGGVFETLLGPEDAVISDALNHASIIDGIRLSKARRLRYANRDLADLERQLKDASDARRRLIVTDGVFSMDGYVAPLAEICDLADRYDAMVMVDDSHAVGFVGPGGRGTPELHGVMDRVDIVTGTLGKALGGASGGYVAARAEIVALLRQRSRPYLFSNTLAPVIAAASLKVLDLLESADDLRVRLAENTALFRRRMTEEGFDILPGDHAIAPVMIGDASTAGRMAELLLERGVYVIGFSYPVVPQGQARIRVQLSAAHSTDDVNRAVDAFVAARAELDA; this is translated from the coding sequence ATGTTCGACTCCGTGCGCGACGACCTGCGCGCCACCCTCGACGAGATCCGCGCCGCCGGCCTGCACAAGCCCGAACGCGTCATCGACACCCCGCAGTCCGCGACCGTCAACGTCTCGGCGGGCGGCCGCCCCGGCGAGGTCCTCAACTTCTGCGCCAACAACTACCTGGGCCTCGCCGACCACCCCGAGGTGATCGCCGCCGCCCACGCGGCCCTGGACCGCTGGGGCTACGGCATGGCGTCCGTCCGCTTCATCTGCGGCACGCAGGAGGTGCACAAGGAGTTGGAGGCACGGCTGTCGGCGTTCCTCGGGCAGGAGGACACGATCCTGTACTCCTCCTGCTTCGACGCCAACGGCGGCGTCTTCGAGACGCTGCTGGGCCCCGAGGACGCGGTCATCTCCGACGCCCTCAACCACGCCTCCATCATCGACGGCATCCGCCTGTCCAAGGCCCGCCGCCTGCGCTACGCCAACCGTGACCTCGCCGACCTGGAGCGGCAGCTGAAGGACGCCTCCGACGCGCGCCGCCGCCTGATCGTCACCGACGGCGTCTTCTCCATGGACGGCTACGTGGCCCCGCTGGCCGAGATCTGCGACCTCGCCGACCGCTACGACGCCATGGTCATGGTCGACGACTCGCACGCCGTCGGCTTCGTCGGCCCCGGCGGCCGCGGCACCCCTGAGCTGCACGGTGTCATGGACCGCGTCGACATCGTCACCGGCACCCTCGGCAAGGCACTCGGCGGCGCCTCCGGCGGCTACGTCGCCGCTCGCGCCGAGATCGTCGCCCTGCTGCGCCAGCGCTCCCGGCCGTACCTGTTCTCCAACACCCTCGCCCCCGTGATCGCCGCCGCCTCCCTGAAGGTCCTCGACCTGCTGGAGTCCGCCGACGACCTGCGGGTCCGCCTCGCCGAAAACACGGCGCTGTTCCGCCGCCGGATGACCGAGGAGGGCTTCGACATCCTCCCCGGCGACCACGCCATCGCCCCGGTCATGATCGGCGACGCGTCGACGGCCGGCCGGATGGCCGAGCTGCTGCTGGAGCGCGGTGTGTACGTGATCGGCTTCTCGTACCCGGTGGTGCCGCAGGGCCAGGCCCGGATCCGGGTGCAGCTCTCTGCCGCGCACTCGACGGACGACGTGAACCGGGCGGTGGACGCCTTCGTCGCCGCCCGCGCGGAGCTGGACGCCTGA
- a CDS encoding LysR family transcriptional regulator has product MIEARRLHILRAVADHRTVTAAAAALYLTPSAVSQQLTALEQETGHRLVERGAKGVRLTPAGEILLGHTNAVLAQLERAEAELAAYGSGAAGTVTVASFATGIAQVVAPAVARLAHSAPGIRIRVRDAEGDASLPMVLDRQVDVAVAVEYRGAPPADDPRLAHVPLYAEPFDAVVPVSHRLADVSEVPLAELAKDPWIGPYPGNPCHDVVVLACESAGFQPRMEHSSDDFRAVVALAGADVGVALVPRSALRGTDLTGVVVRPVDGVAPTRRVFAAVRRGAEGHPLIRPVLQALEQAARA; this is encoded by the coding sequence ATGATCGAGGCGCGGCGGCTCCACATCCTCCGTGCGGTGGCCGACCACCGCACGGTGACGGCGGCTGCCGCCGCGCTGTACCTCACGCCCTCCGCGGTCTCCCAGCAGCTGACCGCCCTGGAGCAGGAGACGGGGCACCGGCTGGTGGAGCGCGGCGCCAAGGGCGTCCGGCTCACCCCGGCCGGCGAGATCCTGCTCGGCCACACCAACGCGGTCCTCGCCCAGCTGGAGCGGGCGGAGGCGGAGCTCGCCGCGTACGGCTCGGGCGCCGCCGGCACGGTCACCGTCGCGTCCTTCGCGACCGGCATCGCCCAGGTCGTCGCGCCGGCCGTGGCCCGTCTCGCGCACAGCGCGCCCGGCATACGCATCCGCGTCCGGGACGCCGAGGGCGACGCCAGCCTGCCCATGGTGCTGGACCGGCAGGTCGACGTCGCGGTCGCCGTCGAGTACCGCGGGGCTCCGCCCGCCGACGATCCGCGGCTGGCGCACGTCCCGCTGTACGCCGAGCCGTTCGACGCGGTCGTGCCGGTCAGTCACCGGTTGGCCGACGTGAGCGAGGTGCCGCTGGCGGAGCTGGCCAAGGACCCGTGGATCGGCCCCTACCCCGGCAACCCCTGCCATGACGTGGTGGTGCTGGCCTGCGAGAGCGCCGGGTTCCAGCCCCGCATGGAGCACTCCTCGGACGACTTCCGCGCGGTCGTGGCGCTGGCCGGTGCCGACGTGGGAGTCGCCCTCGTGCCCCGCTCCGCGCTGCGCGGGACCGACCTCACCGGTGTCGTGGTCCGGCCGGTGGACGGAGTTGCGCCGACGCGCCGGGTGTTCGCCGCCGTGCGCCGGGGCGCGGAGGGGCATCCGCTGATCCGGCCGGTGCTCCAGGCGCTGGAGCAGGCGGCACGGGCGTGA
- a CDS encoding helix-turn-helix domain-containing protein: protein MKHEELDALEGVDARLGARLAELRAEHGWSLGELAERSGVSRSTLSRAERAEISPTASTLNRLCAVFGRTMSQLLSEVEGESPLLVRPAEQPVWQDRASGLVRRSVSPPHTGLRGELVEARLAVGADIAYDRPPVPGLEQHVWVLDGALAVTVRGVEHRLDAGDCLRMRVWGATLFRCAGDEEARYLLAVVLP from the coding sequence GTGAAACACGAGGAACTCGACGCCCTGGAGGGCGTCGACGCCCGGCTCGGTGCGCGGCTCGCCGAACTGCGCGCCGAACACGGCTGGTCGCTGGGCGAGTTGGCGGAGCGCAGCGGGGTGAGCCGGTCGACGCTGTCCCGCGCGGAGCGGGCGGAGATCAGTCCCACGGCATCCACGCTGAACCGCCTGTGCGCCGTCTTCGGGCGCACCATGTCCCAGCTGCTCAGCGAGGTCGAGGGGGAGTCCCCGCTGCTGGTGCGGCCGGCTGAGCAGCCGGTGTGGCAGGACCGGGCCTCCGGACTCGTCCGGCGGTCCGTGTCGCCGCCGCACACCGGGCTGCGCGGCGAACTCGTCGAGGCGCGGCTCGCGGTGGGCGCGGACATCGCCTACGACCGGCCGCCCGTGCCCGGTCTGGAGCAGCACGTGTGGGTACTGGACGGCGCCCTCGCGGTGACCGTGCGGGGCGTCGAGCACCGCCTGGACGCCGGGGACTGTCTGCGGATGCGGGTGTGGGGGGCGACGCTGTTCCGGTGCGCGGGGGACGAGGAGGCTCGGTACCTGCTGGCGGTGGTGCTGCCGTGA
- a CDS encoding GNAT family N-acetyltransferase encodes MITEPLDEARLLDRAEELAALLVDSVEGGASVGFLAPLDAAQALAWWRGRAAAMATGELAVWAAYEGTRVVGTVSLVFPDKPNSRHRAELVKLMVHREARGRGLGRRLLDTAERAAVAAGVTLLHLDTETDSPAEHLYRAAGWTRLGEIPDYAASPAGVLRPTTIYYKQVGAGARAA; translated from the coding sequence GTGATCACCGAACCGCTGGACGAGGCCCGACTGCTCGATCGTGCCGAGGAGTTGGCGGCGCTGCTGGTCGACTCGGTCGAGGGCGGCGCGTCGGTGGGCTTCCTCGCGCCGCTCGACGCCGCGCAGGCGCTGGCCTGGTGGCGTGGACGGGCCGCCGCGATGGCCACGGGCGAGCTCGCCGTCTGGGCGGCGTACGAGGGGACGCGGGTGGTCGGTACCGTGAGCCTGGTCTTCCCGGACAAGCCCAACAGCCGGCACCGGGCGGAACTGGTGAAGCTGATGGTGCACCGCGAGGCACGCGGGCGCGGTCTGGGGCGGCGCCTGTTGGACACCGCCGAGCGGGCGGCCGTCGCGGCCGGTGTCACGCTGCTCCACCTGGACACCGAGACCGACAGCCCCGCCGAGCACCTCTACCGGGCTGCGGGCTGGACCCGGCTCGGCGAGATCCCCGACTACGCGGCGAGCCCGGCGGGCGTGCTGCGGCCGA